One genomic region from Sphingomicrobium aestuariivivum encodes:
- a CDS encoding LemA family protein: MTIALVAIAIFVVIVLWGVAVYNKLVRLRALVREAFSGINVQLRRRADLIPNLVETVKGYATHERETLEAVIAQRGNAVAAKGVEATAQADAMMTGLLGKLMAVAEAYPELKADANFRKLQDELTATENELQAARRYYNATARDLNTKVQSVPDVIIAGPTGFTTEPYYEDSDPAIQSAPKIDFAS; encoded by the coding sequence GTGACCATCGCACTTGTCGCCATCGCCATTTTCGTCGTGATCGTCCTGTGGGGCGTCGCGGTCTACAACAAGCTCGTGCGCCTGCGCGCGCTCGTCCGCGAGGCCTTCTCGGGCATCAACGTCCAGCTCCGCCGCCGCGCCGACCTCATCCCCAACCTCGTCGAGACGGTGAAGGGCTATGCCACCCACGAGCGCGAGACGCTCGAAGCGGTAATCGCCCAGCGCGGCAATGCCGTCGCCGCCAAGGGCGTCGAGGCCACCGCACAGGCCGATGCCATGATGACGGGCCTGCTCGGCAAGCTCATGGCCGTCGCCGAGGCCTATCCCGAGCTGAAAGCCGACGCCAACTTCCGCAAGTTGCAGGACGAGCTCACCGCGACCGAAAACGAGCTGCAGGCCGCGCGCCGCTACTACAATGCCACCGCGCGCGACCTCAACACCAAGGTCCAGTCGGTCCCCGACGTGATCATCGCCGGCCCCACCGGCTTCACCACCGAACCCTATTACGAGGACAGTGACCCCGCCATCCAGTCGGCGCCCAAGATCGACTTCGCGAGCTAG
- a CDS encoding glycoside hydrolase family 15 protein: protein MTEKTLNLWPIGNCQVSALVDDRAGFVWGCQPQVDGDPLFCSLLEPKGDGRPGMPRGEWRFELEKQVSAEPRYLGNSPILVTRLTDEDGGAVDVYDFCPRFMQSGRLYRPVAYARIVRPVTGGPRLSIRLNPANHWGAENADRTRGSNHVRFLTDPAPLRLSTDAPVGRVLDGRPFRIERDLAFFLGADESFQGAIGPNVARMMEKTKRHWMFWVRGLAVPLDWQEVVIRCAITLKLCQHEETGAIVAALTTSIPEAPGSERNWDYRYCWIRDAYYTVQALNRLGALDVLEGYLFYLRDLVDGAEGEEVQPLYGVGGNAKLEEGVAECLAGYRGMGPVRIGNAAFTQSQHDAYGQIVLSNAQAFFDKRLFRAGDEADFHQLEAIGEKAAEKFDEPDAGLWEFRTRASVHTYSSVMCWAACDRLANIAGRLGLEDREQYWQAKSKHIRDVIEQRAWCEEKGRYSAIFDGDELDASLLQLVDMRFVEADDERFRATLAAVEKGLRHGNQMLRYASEDDFGLPETAFNFCTFWLIEALHRVGRDEEARELFEATLERLTPACLLSEDTDFKTGELWGNYPQTYSLVGLINCAMLLSRPWSSVR, encoded by the coding sequence ATGACGGAAAAGACCCTCAACCTCTGGCCGATCGGCAATTGCCAGGTCAGCGCGCTCGTCGATGACCGCGCGGGGTTCGTCTGGGGTTGCCAGCCGCAGGTCGACGGCGACCCGCTCTTCTGCTCGCTCCTGGAGCCCAAGGGGGACGGACGCCCGGGCATGCCGCGCGGCGAATGGCGCTTCGAGCTGGAAAAGCAGGTGTCGGCCGAGCCGCGCTATCTGGGCAATTCGCCGATCCTCGTCACGCGCCTGACCGACGAGGATGGCGGCGCGGTCGATGTCTATGATTTCTGTCCGCGCTTCATGCAGTCGGGACGGCTCTACCGCCCCGTCGCCTATGCGCGGATCGTGCGTCCCGTCACGGGCGGACCGCGGCTGTCGATCCGGCTCAATCCCGCCAATCATTGGGGCGCCGAGAATGCCGACCGCACGCGCGGGTCGAACCATGTGCGCTTCCTGACCGACCCCGCGCCCTTGCGGCTGTCGACCGATGCGCCGGTGGGACGGGTGCTCGACGGGCGGCCCTTCCGGATCGAGCGCGATCTCGCCTTCTTCCTTGGCGCCGACGAGAGTTTCCAAGGGGCGATCGGGCCCAATGTCGCGCGGATGATGGAGAAGACGAAGCGGCACTGGATGTTCTGGGTGCGCGGGCTGGCGGTGCCGCTCGACTGGCAGGAAGTGGTGATCCGCTGCGCCATCACGCTGAAGCTTTGCCAGCATGAGGAGACAGGGGCGATCGTCGCGGCGCTGACGACCTCCATTCCCGAAGCGCCGGGGTCGGAGCGCAACTGGGACTATCGTTACTGCTGGATCCGCGATGCCTATTACACGGTGCAGGCGCTGAACCGGCTCGGCGCGCTCGACGTGCTCGAAGGCTACCTCTTCTACCTGCGCGACCTTGTCGACGGGGCCGAGGGCGAGGAAGTCCAGCCCCTCTATGGCGTGGGCGGCAATGCCAAGCTGGAGGAAGGCGTCGCCGAATGCCTCGCGGGCTATCGCGGCATGGGGCCGGTGCGCATCGGCAATGCCGCCTTCACCCAGTCGCAGCATGACGCCTACGGCCAGATTGTCCTGTCGAACGCGCAGGCCTTCTTCGACAAGCGGCTGTTCCGCGCTGGCGACGAGGCCGATTTCCACCAATTGGAAGCGATCGGCGAGAAAGCCGCGGAGAAATTCGACGAGCCCGACGCCGGCCTGTGGGAATTTCGCACGCGCGCCTCGGTGCACACTTATTCCTCCGTCATGTGCTGGGCGGCCTGCGACCGGCTCGCCAATATCGCGGGGCGGCTCGGGCTCGAGGATCGCGAGCAATATTGGCAGGCCAAGTCCAAGCATATCCGCGACGTGATCGAACAGCGCGCCTGGTGCGAGGAGAAGGGGCGCTATTCGGCCATCTTTGACGGGGACGAGCTCGACGCGAGCCTCCTCCAACTCGTCGACATGCGCTTTGTCGAAGCCGACGACGAGCGTTTCCGCGCCACGCTGGCGGCGGTCGAGAAGGGGCTGCGGCACGGCAACCAGATGCTGCGCTATGCCAGCGAGGACGATTTCGGGCTGCCCGAGACCGCGTTCAATTTCTGCACCTTCTGGCTGATCGAGGCGCTGCACCGCGTCGGGCGCGACGAGGAAGCGCGCGAGTTGTTCGAGGCGACGCTCGAACGGCTCACCCCCGCCTGCCTCCTCTCGGAGGATACCGATTTCAAGACGGGCGAATTGTGGGGCAATTACCCGCAGACCTATTCGCTCGTCGGCCTGATCAATTGCGCGATGCTGCTGTCGCGGCCATGGAGTAGCGTGCGTTGA
- a CDS encoding acyl-CoA dehydrogenase, producing the protein MLQKSSSKTLVPFDWEDPFNLDDQLSDEERMVRDSAHAFAQEQLLPNVKDHFNEEVFDPEIMPKMGELGLLGATVAEEYGGAGLGYVSYGLIAREIERVDSGYRSACSVQSSLVMHPINAYGSEEQKKKYLPGLAKGELVGCFGLTEPDAGSDPGGMRTTAKKIDGGFLLNGAKMWITNSPIADIFVVWAKSEAHGGKIRGFILEKGMKGLTAPQVKEKLSLRASITGEIVMDDVEVPEENLLPNVEGLKGPFGCLNVARYGISWGAMGAAEACYASARNYQLERKQFGRPLAANQIPQLKLANMVTEIGLGLQASLRVGRLLEEGKLTPEMISIVKRNNCGKALEIARTARDMHGGNGISSEYPVMRHMLNLETVNTYEGTHDVHALILGRAITGISAF; encoded by the coding sequence ATGCTTCAGAAATCCAGCTCCAAGACCCTCGTTCCCTTCGACTGGGAAGACCCGTTCAACCTCGACGACCAGCTCTCCGACGAAGAGCGGATGGTGCGCGACAGCGCCCACGCCTTCGCGCAGGAACAGCTGCTTCCGAACGTGAAGGATCACTTCAACGAGGAAGTGTTCGACCCCGAGATCATGCCCAAGATGGGCGAACTCGGCCTGCTCGGCGCCACCGTCGCCGAGGAATATGGCGGCGCCGGCCTTGGCTATGTCAGCTACGGCCTCATCGCCCGCGAGATCGAACGCGTCGACAGCGGCTACCGCAGTGCTTGCTCGGTGCAGTCCAGCCTCGTGATGCACCCGATCAACGCCTATGGCTCCGAAGAGCAGAAGAAGAAATATCTCCCCGGCCTCGCCAAGGGCGAACTGGTCGGCTGCTTCGGCCTCACCGAACCCGATGCGGGCTCGGACCCCGGCGGCATGCGCACGACCGCCAAGAAGATCGACGGCGGCTTCCTCCTCAACGGTGCCAAGATGTGGATCACCAACTCGCCCATCGCCGACATCTTCGTCGTCTGGGCCAAGTCGGAAGCGCATGGCGGCAAGATCCGCGGCTTCATCCTCGAGAAGGGCATGAAGGGCCTCACCGCCCCGCAGGTGAAGGAAAAGCTCTCGCTTCGCGCCTCGATCACCGGCGAAATCGTCATGGACGATGTCGAGGTGCCTGAGGAAAACCTCCTGCCGAATGTCGAAGGCCTGAAAGGTCCGTTCGGCTGCCTCAACGTCGCCCGCTACGGCATCAGCTGGGGCGCGATGGGCGCGGCAGAGGCCTGCTACGCCTCGGCGCGCAACTACCAGCTCGAGCGCAAGCAGTTCGGCCGCCCGCTCGCCGCCAACCAGATCCCGCAGCTCAAACTCGCCAACATGGTCACCGAGATCGGCCTCGGCCTGCAAGCCAGCCTTCGCGTCGGCCGCCTCCTCGAGGAAGGCAAGCTCACCCCCGAGATGATCTCAATCGTCAAGCGCAACAATTGCGGCAAGGCGCTCGAGATCGCCCGCACCGCGCGCGACATGCATGGCGGCAATGGCATCAGCTCGGAATATCCGGTGATGCGCCATATGCTCAACCTCGAGACGGTCAACACCTACGAGGGCACGCACGACGTCCATGCCCTCATTCTCGGCCGCGCGATCACCGGCATTTCGGCTTTCTAA
- a CDS encoding HlyD family type I secretion periplasmic adaptor subunit, producing MNGPVIPDPDKAQLPVPAGQAVAAYEAHDDPRREIRIGWIVLGLFIAALLLGGTLIRLDAAAYAQGELVVSGQRKPVQHRDGGVVATLLVKDGQVVEKGDVLVRLVAAEVAAEERALTSEEIGLLAERARLRAEQSGQSTITPPPQFARLARDEDRAIAAAALDLQQRQLASRAALLSTTRSVIGQQSAQAVQEAEGARRQAVAADEQRRLLDEELAALAPVAEKGFVSKNRLRALERARADLVGQGGAFAAGEASSRAAVAQGQMQAAQALSAHYDRVSEELRSVEAALREVAPRARAARDKLAATEIRAPASGTVVGMTLAGAGEVIQPGQKLMDVVPERAPLVIAAQFDPSEADDLNVGQVTRVRFSSLHERSLPDLRGTLTNLSADRLEDERSGLGFFSAEVTVPSSEIDEIRLRRGEDFELRPGMPVEVLVPLRKRSALDYLLEPLRGAFWKSFREH from the coding sequence ATGAACGGCCCCGTGATCCCCGACCCCGACAAGGCGCAACTGCCCGTCCCCGCGGGCCAGGCCGTCGCGGCATACGAGGCACATGACGACCCGCGCCGCGAGATCCGCATCGGCTGGATCGTGCTCGGCCTGTTCATCGCCGCGCTGCTGCTCGGCGGCACCCTCATCCGGCTCGATGCCGCCGCTTATGCGCAGGGCGAACTTGTCGTCTCGGGCCAGCGCAAGCCCGTCCAGCATCGCGACGGCGGGGTCGTCGCCACCCTCCTCGTCAAGGACGGCCAGGTCGTCGAGAAGGGCGATGTCCTCGTCCGCCTCGTCGCCGCCGAGGTCGCCGCCGAGGAACGCGCTCTCACCAGCGAGGAAATCGGGCTCCTCGCCGAACGCGCCCGCCTGCGCGCCGAACAGTCGGGCCAGTCGACCATTACCCCACCCCCGCAATTCGCCCGTCTCGCCCGCGACGAGGACCGCGCCATCGCCGCTGCCGCCCTCGACCTCCAGCAGCGCCAGCTCGCCAGCCGCGCCGCGCTCCTGTCCACCACCCGGTCGGTCATCGGCCAGCAGTCGGCGCAGGCCGTGCAGGAAGCCGAGGGCGCGCGCCGCCAGGCGGTCGCCGCCGACGAGCAGCGCCGCCTCCTCGACGAGGAACTGGCCGCACTCGCCCCGGTCGCCGAGAAGGGTTTCGTCTCGAAGAACCGCCTGCGCGCGCTCGAACGCGCCCGCGCCGACCTCGTCGGCCAGGGCGGCGCCTTTGCCGCGGGCGAAGCCTCTTCGCGTGCCGCAGTCGCGCAAGGGCAGATGCAAGCCGCGCAGGCCCTCAGCGCCCATTATGACCGCGTCTCCGAGGAACTGCGCTCGGTCGAGGCCGCGCTGCGCGAGGTCGCCCCCCGCGCCCGCGCCGCCCGCGACAAGCTCGCCGCGACCGAGATCCGCGCCCCTGCCAGCGGCACGGTCGTCGGCATGACGCTTGCCGGCGCGGGCGAGGTGATCCAGCCGGGGCAGAAGCTGATGGACGTGGTGCCCGAGCGCGCGCCGCTCGTCATCGCCGCCCAGTTCGATCCTTCCGAGGCCGACGATCTCAACGTGGGCCAGGTCACCCGCGTGCGCTTTTCCTCCCTGCACGAACGCTCGCTTCCCGACCTTCGCGGCACGCTCACCAACCTGTCCGCCGACCGGCTCGAGGACGAACGCAGCGGCCTCGGCTTCTTCAGCGCCGAGGTCACCGTGCCGTCCAGCGAGATCGACGAGATCCGCCTGCGTCGCGGCGAGGATTTCGAATTGCGCCCCGGCATGCCCGTGGAAGTGCTCGTGCCGCTACGCAAGCGTAGCGCGCTCGACTATCTCCTCGAGCCCCTCCGCGGCGCCTTCTGGAAGAGTTTCCGCGAGCATTAG
- a CDS encoding alpha,alpha-trehalose-phosphate synthase (UDP-forming) — protein sequence MSRLIVVSNRVNVPRGRENDGAQGGLAVALTSALKKSGGIWFGWSGKAAESFTGAVDYQRHGGVATATVDLDEQDVEEYYNGYANRTLWPVFHYRIDLADFDREFGRRYEAVNKKMAGTLAPMIDPGDMVWVHDYHFIPMASDLRAEGVANRIGFFLHTPWPPHRLMVALPYHRRLVETMLAYDVIGFQSDEWRESFLHYCEREMDGEVDGEWLTVEGRTIRCATFPIGIDAKVFAKLATGPDAQASYVRARDNVTGQIIVGVDRLDYSKGLIERFNGYRKLLEREEWLKKVTLLQIAPPSRGEVPAYGEIRDQLDMLSGRINGEHARVDWVPIRYVNKGYARPELAGIFRAAHVGLVTSLRDGMNLVAKEYVAAQDPEDPGVLLLSRFTGAAAQMEDGALLINPHSQLDIAKTLDQALRMGWEERKERWQTLYDGLNAYDVHHWAADFLEALKGADEA from the coding sequence TTGAGCCGGCTCATCGTCGTCTCCAACCGGGTGAACGTGCCGCGCGGGCGCGAGAATGACGGTGCGCAGGGCGGGCTCGCGGTGGCGCTCACCTCGGCGCTCAAGAAGTCGGGCGGCATCTGGTTCGGCTGGTCGGGCAAGGCGGCGGAAAGCTTCACCGGTGCGGTCGATTACCAGCGCCACGGCGGGGTCGCGACGGCGACGGTCGACCTTGATGAACAGGACGTCGAGGAATATTATAACGGCTATGCCAACCGGACGCTGTGGCCGGTCTTCCATTATCGCATCGACCTTGCCGATTTCGACCGCGAGTTCGGGCGGCGCTACGAGGCGGTCAACAAGAAGATGGCGGGCACGCTGGCGCCCATGATCGACCCGGGCGACATGGTCTGGGTCCACGACTATCATTTCATCCCGATGGCCTCGGACCTGCGCGCCGAGGGGGTGGCCAACCGCATCGGCTTCTTCCTGCACACGCCCTGGCCGCCGCACCGGCTGATGGTGGCGCTGCCCTATCACCGCCGGCTGGTGGAAACGATGCTCGCCTATGACGTGATCGGCTTCCAGTCCGACGAATGGCGCGAGAGCTTCCTCCATTATTGCGAGCGCGAGATGGATGGAGAGGTCGACGGAGAGTGGCTGACGGTCGAGGGCCGCACGATCCGCTGCGCGACCTTCCCCATCGGCATCGATGCGAAGGTCTTTGCCAAGCTTGCGACGGGCCCCGATGCGCAGGCGAGCTACGTGCGGGCGCGCGACAATGTGACGGGGCAGATCATCGTCGGCGTCGATCGGCTGGACTATTCCAAGGGACTGATCGAGCGCTTCAACGGCTATCGCAAGCTGCTCGAGCGCGAGGAGTGGCTGAAGAAGGTCACGCTCCTGCAGATCGCGCCGCCAAGCCGCGGCGAAGTCCCGGCCTATGGCGAGATCCGTGACCAGCTCGACATGCTGTCGGGCCGGATCAACGGCGAGCATGCGCGGGTCGACTGGGTGCCCATCCGCTATGTCAACAAGGGCTATGCGCGGCCCGAACTGGCGGGGATCTTCCGAGCCGCGCATGTCGGGCTGGTGACGAGCCTGCGCGACGGCATGAACCTCGTCGCCAAGGAATATGTGGCGGCGCAGGACCCCGAGGATCCGGGCGTCCTTCTCCTATCGCGCTTCACGGGGGCGGCGGCACAGATGGAGGATGGCGCGCTCCTCATCAATCCGCACAGCCAGCTCGATATCGCCAAGACGCTCGACCAGGCGCTGCGCATGGGCTGGGAGGAGCGCAAGGAGCGCTGGCAGACGCTTTACGACGGGCTCAACGCCTATGACGTCCACCATTGGGCGGCGGACTTCCTCGAGGCGCTGAAGGGGGCGGACGAAGCCTGA
- a CDS encoding response regulator transcription factor has translation MNATALEPSATWHLTGRESRIVELVALGKSSKEVAKTLTISPSTVDTHLENAKLKLGAHNRASLIARAVAAGLIRFEEDGSIIEHPAPDEAADSGQGNAR, from the coding sequence GTGAACGCCACTGCTCTCGAACCAAGCGCGACCTGGCATTTGACCGGGCGCGAAAGCCGGATCGTCGAGCTGGTTGCCCTGGGCAAATCGTCCAAGGAAGTCGCCAAGACGCTGACCATCTCGCCGTCCACCGTGGATACCCATCTCGAAAATGCCAAGCTCAAGCTCGGTGCGCACAATCGCGCCAGCCTGATCGCCCGCGCGGTTGCCGCGGGGCTCATCCGTTTCGAGGAGGATGGCTCTATCATCGAGCATCCTGCGCCCGACGAAGCCGCGGACAGCGGTCAGGGCAATGCTCGGTGA
- the otsB gene encoding trehalose-phosphatase, whose amino-acid sequence MGASYRAKGGGSSEKRRNRGHPCCVEQSERSHRHLGGLSITANAPTAGPGLLEGASLFLDFDGTLAGFTTDPEATRLGPGRLETLVALHERLEGRLAIVSGRALASLEARIADARITLVGSHGLEARIEGAREAWTERPTALDDALRALQEFSASRGLLFEQKPFGAALHWREWPQRGAGAAAEVERIANEHGLAFQSGDHVAELRVAGGDKGDALVRLMRRDPFAEGVPVMVGDDLTDEHGFAAAQALGGHGVLVGSRDESRARHRLASVDAVWEWLG is encoded by the coding sequence ATGGGTGCGTCCTACCGCGCCAAGGGGGGCGGTTCCAGCGAAAAGCGGCGGAACAGGGGGCATCCGTGCTGCGTAGAGCAGAGTGAACGATCACATCGCCATCTCGGGGGACTTTCCATCACCGCCAATGCGCCAACAGCAGGGCCCGGGCTTCTCGAAGGAGCGAGTCTGTTCCTCGATTTCGACGGCACGCTGGCGGGCTTCACGACCGATCCCGAGGCGACACGGCTCGGCCCCGGGCGGCTCGAGACGCTGGTGGCGCTGCACGAGCGGCTCGAGGGGCGGCTGGCAATCGTCAGCGGTCGCGCGCTCGCCAGCCTCGAGGCGCGGATTGCCGATGCGCGCATCACGCTGGTCGGCAGCCACGGGCTCGAGGCACGGATCGAGGGCGCGCGCGAGGCCTGGACCGAACGGCCGACGGCGCTCGATGACGCGCTGCGGGCCCTGCAGGAATTTTCCGCATCGCGCGGCCTCCTGTTCGAGCAAAAGCCGTTCGGGGCGGCGCTGCACTGGCGCGAGTGGCCGCAGCGCGGCGCGGGCGCGGCGGCGGAGGTCGAGCGGATCGCGAACGAGCATGGCCTTGCCTTCCAGTCGGGCGACCATGTCGCCGAATTGCGGGTGGCCGGCGGCGACAAGGGCGATGCGCTCGTCCGGCTGATGCGGCGCGACCCGTTTGCGGAAGGCGTACCGGTGATGGTGGGCGACGATCTGACTGACGAACATGGCTTTGCCGCGGCGCAGGCACTGGGCGGGCACGGCGTGCTGGTCGGAAGCCGCGACGAGAGCCGCGCGCGCCATCGTCTCGCCAGCGTGGATGCGGTATGGGAGTGGCTCGGATGA
- a CDS encoding type I secretion system permease/ATPase, translating to MLGEPLDAPSQGGAFRDRLRAGLLACRSHWRYAALFSAGFNLLFLVPMLYLLQVYDRVVPTRGGLTLLFLTLFLIVAVVAMGVLDYARGRLLVRASIRLDRMLADPLLQLAYARAPGSSEARRLMREFDTLRRAMSGSAILALFDAPWTPLYILICFIIHPAIGFLALFGAGLLLGLTWLNHRRTSAPLEEANSAAAAAYASHDRTLTDAGVVRALGMRNALVARQIGERARMIGQQAIASFAGSSIGAASKALRLLLQSLALGLGALLAINELVTPGAIFASMFLVGRALSPIDRLVGAWRQMVDARQAWRIINRSAEGETPLDEHTALPAPTGRLALKGVSLDPGHGERPILDDIDLEIAAGEAVAIIGPSGAGKTSLLSLIAGALEPDAGTIRFDGADRRDWDSEALARFIGFMPQHPTLMAGSVRDNVARFSQGEGVERERIDAEVVEAAKKAGAHELILNLSDGYDHKLGLGGSGLSMGQAQRIALARALYEDPPYLLLDEPNAHLDADGDLQLIEALNDAKEAGTTLVIVVHRLSVLPVLDRIVLLRDGRIELDGPKDEVLARIGHGQPRVTRHHVKMGGDK from the coding sequence ATGCTCGGTGAGCCGCTAGACGCTCCATCGCAAGGGGGAGCCTTCAGGGACCGCCTGCGCGCCGGGCTTCTCGCCTGCCGCTCGCACTGGCGCTATGCCGCGCTTTTCAGCGCCGGCTTCAACCTGCTCTTCCTCGTGCCGATGCTGTACCTCCTCCAGGTCTATGACCGGGTGGTGCCGACGCGTGGCGGGCTGACCCTCCTCTTCCTCACTCTCTTCCTCATTGTCGCGGTCGTGGCGATGGGCGTGCTCGACTATGCCCGCGGCCGCCTTCTCGTGCGCGCCAGCATCCGGCTCGACCGCATGCTCGCCGACCCGCTCCTCCAGCTCGCTTATGCCCGCGCGCCGGGCAGCAGCGAGGCCCGCCGGCTGATGCGCGAATTCGACACGCTGCGTCGCGCCATGTCGGGATCGGCCATCCTCGCGCTGTTCGATGCGCCCTGGACGCCGCTCTACATCCTCATCTGCTTCATCATCCACCCCGCCATCGGCTTCCTGGCGCTTTTCGGTGCCGGCCTGCTGCTCGGCCTGACCTGGCTCAACCACCGCCGCACCTCGGCACCGCTCGAGGAGGCCAACAGCGCCGCCGCCGCGGCCTATGCCAGCCACGACCGCACGCTGACCGATGCGGGCGTGGTGCGCGCGCTCGGCATGCGCAACGCGCTCGTCGCCCGCCAGATCGGCGAGCGGGCGCGCATGATCGGCCAGCAGGCGATCGCGAGCTTTGCCGGCAGCTCGATCGGCGCCGCCTCCAAGGCGCTCCGCCTCCTCCTCCAATCGCTGGCCCTCGGCCTCGGCGCCCTGCTGGCGATCAACGAACTGGTGACGCCGGGAGCAATTTTCGCCTCCATGTTCCTCGTTGGCCGCGCGCTCTCGCCGATCGACCGGCTCGTCGGTGCATGGCGCCAGATGGTGGATGCGCGGCAGGCCTGGCGGATCATCAACCGCAGCGCCGAGGGCGAGACCCCGCTCGACGAGCATACCGCCCTGCCCGCCCCCACCGGCCGCCTGGCGCTCAAGGGCGTCTCGCTCGACCCCGGACATGGCGAGCGCCCCATCCTCGACGACATCGACCTCGAGATCGCCGCGGGCGAAGCGGTCGCCATCATCGGCCCCTCGGGCGCGGGCAAGACCAGCCTCCTCTCGCTCATCGCCGGCGCGCTCGAACCCGATGCCGGCACCATCCGCTTCGACGGCGCCGACCGCCGCGACTGGGACAGCGAGGCGCTAGCCCGCTTCATCGGCTTCATGCCCCAGCACCCCACCCTCATGGCGGGCAGCGTGCGCGACAATGTCGCCCGTTTTTCGCAAGGAGAGGGCGTGGAGCGCGAGCGCATCGATGCCGAGGTCGTCGAGGCTGCCAAGAAGGCCGGCGCGCACGAACTCATCCTCAACCTCTCCGACGGCTACGACCATAAGCTCGGGCTCGGCGGTAGCGGCCTCTCGATGGGGCAGGCCCAGCGCATCGCGCTCGCCCGTGCCCTCTACGAGGACCCGCCCTACCTGCTCCTCGACGAGCCCAATGCCCATCTCGACGCCGATGGCGACCTCCAGCTTATCGAGGCGCTCAACGATGCCAAGGAAGCGGGCACGACCCTCGTCATCGTGGTCCACCGGCTGAGCGTTCTTCCCGTCCTCGACCGCATCGTGCTGCTGCGCGACGGGCGCATCGAGCTCGACGGCCCCAAGGACGAGGTGCTCGCGCGGATCGGCCACGGCCAGCCCCGTGTCACCCGCCACCATGTGAAGATGGGAGGCGACAAATGA